A window of the Paraburkholderia sp. ZP32-5 genome harbors these coding sequences:
- a CDS encoding beta/gamma crystallin-related protein yields MLNALTLRRAFAATLLSGLSVIGFHVESAQAAGCSGRVYWDSHFRGEAQHLRGDASYVGDRWNDQISSIAIYSGVWRFYRDAEFRGDYLELGPGNYSFHAGDAWNDQISSLRCVRPTY; encoded by the coding sequence ATGCTCAACGCGCTCACACTCCGCCGCGCTTTCGCCGCCACACTTCTTTCAGGTCTTTCTGTGATTGGCTTCCATGTCGAATCCGCCCAGGCCGCAGGGTGTAGCGGCCGCGTGTATTGGGACTCGCATTTCCGTGGTGAAGCACAGCACTTGCGGGGCGATGCATCCTATGTCGGCGATCGCTGGAATGACCAGATCTCGTCGATCGCGATCTACTCCGGCGTTTGGCGCTTCTATCGCGATGCCGAATTCAGGGGTGATTATCTGGAACTCGGTCCAGGCAACTATTCATTCCACGCCGGCGACGCATGGAACGACCAGATCAGTTCGCTACGCTGCGTGCGGCCGACCTACTGA
- a CDS encoding HrpB1 family type III secretion system apparatus protein, with the protein MKQRVIRNEPTAFARTVMSNSGCSPAVMKVLLSIFYSGIQINARADSEELLLALRTLTAPGAFIELCDARMKIRDGDWSEGARILLQLDEQGDGSPIVWALRALCLKMLGDDEWRRCVDAVIESDDATSMAIVARFLNLHEADESAHLNDVATRITESMRSGAYV; encoded by the coding sequence ATGAAACAGCGCGTTATCCGAAACGAACCCACAGCGTTTGCGAGAACTGTCATGTCAAATAGCGGATGCAGTCCTGCCGTAATGAAAGTCCTTCTGTCGATTTTCTACAGCGGCATCCAGATCAATGCACGTGCCGATTCGGAGGAGCTGTTGCTTGCGTTGCGCACTCTGACGGCACCCGGCGCGTTCATCGAGCTATGCGATGCGCGGATGAAGATTCGCGACGGCGACTGGTCCGAGGGCGCCCGGATTCTGTTGCAACTGGACGAACAGGGCGATGGATCGCCGATCGTATGGGCACTACGTGCGTTGTGTCTGAAGATGCTCGGCGACGATGAATGGCGCCGCTGCGTCGACGCGGTAATCGAAAGCGATGACGCCACCAGCATGGCGATCGTCGCGCGTTTCCTGAACCTTCACGAGGCGGACGAAAGTGCTCATCTGAACGACGTCGCGACCCGCATTACCGAATCGATGAGGTCGGGCGCCTACGTTTGA
- a CDS encoding secretion protein has product MKQLRILTGNHAGAQVRLAPGTHRVSADEDADIRILDWTGNDVLLAVDAAGITSARRVANDAREPGDAASNVASDVASEQAAAEDSTPATEPGVVLMIDYVPMPFDDTVLCVGIEGAAWPSDLALLSTLLTRTGDDTTDAGSRTREGLLKRMGTRRLLTLGACVLVGAVALGGMLRFSLEKARANEPPPSVVITQHANRAFAEAGLTELHAATDGRGGEIVTGMVRSQSEDYAVRQMLGKIAPNGVTRQYGIADDTARSINEALGIEGTQVAYQGHGVFAVTGTVASTSAVKDALARVRGDLDRNVKNVEVNVVGRDDGKDAVPAMPQGSYSVLVSSGRVQYTETPDGVKHIYSSGAPSSSSDTAASDEDSAPLTPQNALNTDTNNDVANATIRQFKEQPHVRVN; this is encoded by the coding sequence ATGAAACAGCTACGCATACTAACGGGTAATCATGCCGGCGCTCAGGTTCGCCTTGCGCCGGGTACACACCGCGTCAGCGCGGATGAGGATGCGGATATCCGCATCCTCGACTGGACCGGCAACGACGTACTGCTGGCGGTTGACGCGGCCGGCATCACCAGTGCGCGACGCGTCGCGAACGATGCGCGCGAGCCGGGTGATGCGGCATCTAATGTGGCATCTGATGTCGCATCTGAACAGGCCGCCGCTGAAGACAGCACGCCAGCGACCGAACCAGGCGTCGTGCTGATGATCGACTACGTGCCGATGCCCTTCGACGACACCGTGCTTTGCGTGGGCATCGAAGGCGCCGCATGGCCGAGCGACCTCGCACTGCTGTCGACTCTGCTGACCCGTACCGGCGACGACACCACCGATGCCGGAAGCCGTACTCGCGAGGGACTCTTGAAGCGCATGGGCACACGGCGCCTGCTAACGCTCGGCGCATGCGTGCTGGTCGGCGCCGTCGCGCTGGGCGGCATGCTGCGCTTCTCCCTTGAAAAGGCCCGCGCGAACGAGCCTCCGCCCAGCGTCGTCATCACCCAACACGCGAACCGCGCGTTCGCCGAAGCGGGCCTGACCGAATTGCACGCCGCGACCGACGGCCGTGGGGGTGAGATCGTCACAGGCATGGTGCGTTCGCAGAGCGAGGACTACGCGGTGCGGCAAATGCTCGGCAAGATCGCGCCGAATGGTGTCACGCGCCAATACGGCATTGCCGACGATACGGCTCGCAGCATCAACGAAGCGCTCGGCATCGAAGGCACGCAGGTCGCCTATCAGGGCCACGGCGTGTTCGCGGTTACCGGCACGGTAGCCAGTACATCGGCGGTAAAGGATGCGCTCGCGCGCGTGCGCGGCGATCTCGACAGGAACGTGAAGAACGTCGAAGTCAACGTGGTGGGCCGCGACGACGGCAAGGACGCCGTGCCCGCTATGCCGCAAGGCTCCTACTCGGTGCTGGTTTCATCGGGCCGCGTCCAGTACACGGAAACACCGGACGGTGTGAAGCATATCTACTCGTCCGGCGCACCCAGTTCGTCCAGCGATACAGCCGCGAGCGATGAAGACAGCGCACCACTTACGCCGCAAAACGCATTGAATACCGACACCAACAACGATGTCGCCAACGCGACGATCCGTCAATTCAAGGAGCAGCCCCATGTACGAGTCAATTGA
- a CDS encoding type III secretion protein, with product MYESIERHAADFNNLQQLLADRGAEARIATLCRALEDSAQQVGNAQGGTDIDRSNRAKIYRGLLAARRIVAQLREREMMK from the coding sequence ATGTACGAGTCAATTGAACGACATGCCGCCGATTTCAACAACTTGCAGCAGTTGCTGGCCGACCGCGGCGCCGAAGCACGTATCGCCACCTTGTGCCGTGCGCTGGAAGACAGCGCGCAGCAGGTCGGCAATGCGCAAGGCGGCACCGATATCGATCGCAGCAATCGCGCGAAGATCTACCGCGGCCTGCTCGCCGCGCGCCGTATCGTCGCGCAATTGCGCGAGCGCGAAATGATGAAATGA
- a CDS encoding CesT family type III secretion system chaperone encodes MSADQYVYLVESLCQSVGLPDVDHVLEMRSIEVEGFDVRLDHFDTDEGAIYLNFDYGAVAAGRTLTVFRLMLEANLLIYAQDQAQLGLDVETGGIVLVVRVEMTDDLDGEMLADLLSHYAEHGRYWQKNIVESSDQMLDGIAAGEFVWLRA; translated from the coding sequence GTGAGCGCGGATCAATACGTCTATCTTGTCGAGTCCCTGTGCCAGAGCGTCGGTCTGCCCGATGTCGATCACGTGTTGGAGATGCGTTCAATCGAGGTGGAAGGCTTCGATGTTCGGCTCGATCATTTCGACACCGACGAAGGCGCGATTTACCTCAATTTCGACTATGGCGCGGTGGCGGCCGGCCGAACGCTGACCGTGTTTCGCCTGATGCTCGAGGCAAACCTGCTGATCTATGCGCAAGACCAGGCGCAGCTCGGACTCGACGTCGAGACCGGCGGCATTGTGCTGGTGGTACGCGTGGAAATGACCGACGATCTCGACGGAGAAATGCTGGCCGATCTGCTGTCGCACTATGCGGAGCATGGTCGCTACTGGCAGAAGAATATCGTCGAATCGAGCGATCAGATGCTTGATGGTATCGCTGCTGGGGAGTTTGTTTGGTTGCGGGCTTGA
- a CDS encoding HrpB1 family type III secretion system apparatus protein, which yields MQANEADNVEQLGQTIVDCIRQDRLDDAETLWERLCNVHPEAGKLLIFPVSIAIRRGRVQDAWQIVNGLHDDDSPGLKALCLHALGDPLWHGYAVADQDHPDPRIRKAMRGLLGLDAEAGAF from the coding sequence ATGCAAGCGAATGAAGCCGACAATGTCGAGCAATTGGGTCAGACGATCGTCGACTGTATAAGGCAAGATCGGCTCGACGATGCCGAAACGCTCTGGGAGCGGCTTTGCAATGTTCATCCCGAGGCGGGGAAGCTGTTGATATTTCCCGTTTCGATTGCAATTCGTCGAGGCCGCGTGCAGGACGCATGGCAGATTGTCAACGGCTTGCATGATGACGATAGCCCCGGGCTAAAAGCACTGTGCCTGCACGCGCTCGGCGATCCGTTGTGGCATGGCTATGCCGTTGCCGACCAAGATCATCCCGATCCTCGTATTCGCAAAGCAATGCGAGGACTACTCGGTCTGGATGCGGAAGCGGGCGCCTTTTGA
- a CDS encoding lytic transglycosylase domain-containing protein produces MKTARIGIGCLVFVCGLSATRFAYANCFDDAAAYQHVNPLILRAIAWQESRNHPDAVHVNANGSVDYGLMQINTIHLPALERYGIGKDALMSPCKNVYIAAWQLRRQVIKYGNTWAAVGAYHSATPALRDQYARQIAEILRQWRVLPEEDPRPEAAVRFVRR; encoded by the coding sequence ATGAAAACTGCCCGCATCGGAATAGGCTGCCTCGTGTTCGTTTGCGGCTTGAGTGCAACGCGATTTGCGTACGCAAACTGCTTCGATGATGCGGCTGCGTACCAGCATGTCAATCCGCTGATCCTGCGCGCGATTGCATGGCAGGAGTCGCGCAATCATCCGGATGCGGTACACGTCAATGCAAACGGTTCGGTCGATTACGGGCTGATGCAGATCAACACAATTCATTTGCCTGCACTGGAGCGCTACGGCATCGGCAAGGACGCGCTGATGTCGCCGTGCAAGAACGTGTATATCGCGGCATGGCAGCTGCGTCGCCAGGTCATCAAATACGGCAATACGTGGGCCGCGGTCGGTGCCTATCATTCCGCGACGCCCGCGTTGCGCGATCAATACGCGCGTCAGATCGCCGAGATCCTGCGGCAATGGCGGGTTCTTCCGGAAGAAGACCCACGCCCTGAAGCTGCGGTTCGCTTTGTACGACGTTGA